The genome window TCCCTTGCTGGCTGCAGCTTGTTTTTCCCCCATGGACATCGTGCCCCCCTCAGAGACACCAGCACCCTGTCCTGGGAGATCTGAGCCCAGCTTTGCGAGCCTCGTCCTCTGGGCTCCTGAGGCCTGAGCATGGCGGGGCAGAGCTCCCTTTCCAGAGGTCTGAGCCCCGCTCTGCGGAGCCCACCCTCTCGGCTTGTAGCTTTCGACAACCCGACCTCTCCGTTCTGCCCCAGACTGTGATGGAGCCGCTTCCTGCAGGGTCTCTCTGTGTGGCCTCTATGTCTCCTTTTAGTGATTTTTAGTCTTCCAGTAGCTGCCTGGCCAGTTCCCCAAACTGAATTCTCTCTGTTAAAATAGCTGGGGTGACTTCTGCTTTTCTGAATGATACACAGATTCCTTGACCGGGTGGGGAATTTCGAGAGCCTTCCCTTGAGTCTCTCATGGTACAGAACAGAAACCCGGGCCTGGAGGTGGGAGATGTCTTTCTCAAGGTCAATTTGGGGGCCAGAATTTCCATCTCCCAACCCAGGGTCCTGCCACCATCCAGCACAGTCCTCTAAGCACCTCTCAAAGCTTCAAATGAGGGAACTTGCCTTTCATGTGGGATTCTTGCCTGTCCTGAAAGAACTCAGAACAGTCTCGTATTTCCTTGTATAGAACAAAGAGGCAGAAATGGATGGTGTCTTAGGGGCCTTAACGTGATCCCAGAAGGGTGTGGAGGCCACAGCCCCAGCAAATCCCACAGGCCAGCCAagcttcttccctctccttctcgCAACTGTGCCAGttcactgcccccaccccaccaccccccaaGCGAGATGAAGTCTTGTGTGTCACCTTCCCCTGGAGCATGAGCTTGTCCTGGGCAGGGGCCTTGCCTGTTCCTCGGGATGGCAGAATACTGCCGTGTGCTCTGCAGCTGGGAGCACAGGCCCTTGTGTCAGGCACTCCTgagctagaatttttttttttttttttgatacagagtctcgctctcttgccctggctagagtgctgtggcgtcagcctagctcacagcaacctcacactcctgggctcaagcaatccttctgtctcagcctcccgagtagctgggactacaggcatgtgccaccatgcctggcttatttttttctatatatatttttagctgtccaaatcatttccttctatttttagtagagacagggtctcgctcttgctcaggctggcctcgaactcctgaccttgagcgatccacccgcctcggtctcccagagtgctaggattacaggcgtgagccaccgtgcccggccctgagCTAGAATCTTGGCTTCACAACTTACCTCGCCAAACCTTACTTTTCTCGTCTACAGATGGCGATTTTGATATCTAACTGACAGGGTTGCTGTATGGATTGAATTCCACTGCCCCCCGCATGGTGCCATTCAGTGCAGGAGGCCCTGTCATCTGTCACGACCTGTCACTGTCCCTGCCACCCAGTACAGGTGcttgatccatgagcatggccTCTTCCTTTCATTTACAGAGGCAGTGTCTCTCCTCCACAGAAGAGCACACACGAGAAAGACTCATGACAGAATCCTCCTCCTCCGCTCTGCTCCCAGCTCTGTCCTCTTGCCTACGTTTGCAACCTCTGGCAAAGACATGTTGAAGAAAACTCTATTCAGTTTTCATCCAGATAGAAAGTGTCATGGCCGTCTTAGAAAGGAGAGAAACCATTATTCCTCTCATATGAATGAAACTGTGATAACTAGCTCTGCATCTCATCTGACtagaaaaacacttttattttattttattttttaaactagtgTGGATGCATGCCCAAAAGAATCCTCTTCCTCTTAGCCATAAAACTTTTCTTAGATGGTATTTTACCAAGAACCCAGGAGTGAGTGGGCAAATAATTGGACCAACCCATGCTTTACAaacatgttaattttattgaGTAGGCATCAAAGCTTCTCTCTGTGTCAAGTAATGGAGAAGCCGTGTCACACAGATTACAGAGctatttttacttgaaataatctttcataaaagaaagaaattaaatacagtTCTATAAAAAGTGCAGTAGTCATTACTGgaagttttccaaaatgaaagCAAGATTTACTACATATTGCAAAAATTGGTTTAGTACTTTAATACTTTACAAAGTAACAACTCAACCACCGAAGACAGTTCTTATAATGGGTTTCTTCTCCAAGAATGGACCGGATCAAAAAGAATATTTGCATCGAATCAGAATGAACACCTGCAGGTAGAAAAGGGTGCTGCACAACTTGGTTAAAGTAATGTGATTTATGACCCATTTTTGCCTCAATGTTTTCCTTTGTCCACTGTAATCAAATAAATGAGAGAAACAAAGCAACATATTTCATCCAAAAATCagtcaaagaaaccaaaaaagaaaaaagaaaaaagaggagcaACATTCACTGACTTCCTTAGGCCAAGTGCACGTCAAAAGGAATGGGGCAGACACAAAGGGAAGATGGTCCCTTGTTGCAACTAACCTCAACAATCCTCAGTTAGAATGAGACCAATGTATCAAAGATGATGGTGAATGGACTTCACGCTCTGCAGATGAGGCAGTGATCGGCCACAGAGGAGCTTAGTCCCATGGACTCAGGTATGTCAGGACTTCATTTGTAAGACTAAGAGCCCAGCGTTTCCCACCAGGGCCCCAGGAAGACAAGCTGCTGCCTGGCTCTGTCAGAGGTGGGCCTTACCCCTGCGTGTACCAGGGCTGAAGCCACAGCTGATCTCCAACACGTGCTCATGGTGAGTTTACTAGTTTTGGTCATAAGCCAGCGGAGACAAGTGGCCCTACTCCACCTGCCAAATCATCATTCCAAACCATGCGTTTCGATTCTGTTCCTGTGAGCAGGAAGAGTGTGTGCAAAGAGCTGGACAGCTCCTAGGGCCTGGGGCACCTTCCGTGGGCGCCTGCCACGGAGAACAGCGTGTGTGGGCCATGGGGGCAGGCTCGGAAAGCGCTCACTGTCTTCCTGAGTGCTGGCAGCAGCACGCCTCCAGTCTGTTTGGGCAGCAATGAAAGGGACACTGTTTATTTGGCAATTCAAACACAGGGACACACGTGTGGGCCCACTCCCCGCCTGCTGGATGGTGGCAGAGGGGCACTTTGAGGGACTCCAAAATATGGCATCCAGAGAGGTGACCGCAAAAACCATGGAGGATTAAGAAGGACAAAGCTTTTTAACCAGGCCACAGGAGGACAAAGGTCCTTATAAGCAGCATGTAACAGTATTTTGCCAACAACTCTGAGAGGAAAATGCATTTGGCCCAAGGACCTAGAAGTAAACACCAAGGTTAGGTAGTTGTGAAAATCGTCCAGCAAGGGCAGGAAGTTCAGAGGAGGACCCTTGGCTCCCCTGTGGGTGAAGCCACCTGCCGTGGCTGGAGGGCCACCGCTCTGGGGCCTGGCCCAAGGAGGTGAGTGTGGTTTGGCTCTGCAATGTCATGGCTCTGATCCTCCTGTGCAAATCCACCCGTGACCAAAGGGGAGACACAGGAGCCCTCGGCTCTCTGGCCCTGCTGCTTCCAAGTTTGTCAACACagtcacccagccctgccctggctagTGTTTGTGACGAGCTCCTCTTCCTGTGCAGCTTTGCTGTGGTGGCTCGAGAATGAGTCCTTCTAGTGGTCAGATGGACTCTTTCTCCTGGGCTGGGCCGTCTGCTGCCACCTGTGTTTGATTATAACGGACCAGGAGACACCTAAGGACCAATTACAAAGGATTCTCTAGAATGGTTCAAGTCCACAGTGACCTTGGGGAGGGGTGTGACAGGAGCCCAGCACTGTGCACCTGACTATGAGAGCTACCCTGTAGGAAACCGTTTCCACCTCAGCTTGTTCAAGAGTGTCCCCTGAAGACAGCTGAGCCTCACATCTGTGAGGGGGGGCTGGCCACAGGGCAGGTGTTCAGAGACAGAAACCACTGCTGCCGCCAGGTGCATCAGCTCACTGCTATGCCCAGCCATCTTGTGCCAACGGCTGGAGAAGGACCCAGGCTGCTAGATCAGCTAAAGTTCTCCACAATCAGGGACAGTAGTAGGCTCTAGATGTGATGAAGGCTAGAATGGACATTTTATGGCCTCTTAATAGCTCACAAATTActgattccatttcctttcttcagCAAATATCTATCCAGTGCCTAATACATATGTCAGGCACTGTCGTAGGCACcaggatacagcagtgagcaagacaTATAAAAAATCCCTGCCTACACGGAGCATACATTCTATGGGGGCTGGAGGgacctaaaataaatgaataaatgaataattaaccTATGTTTCACTGAGATGGAGATAAGTGTGTAAGAGGAAGATGCACAGAGAGGTGGGTACGAGGGTGGGATGTTGTCCTTTTAAATACAGAAGTCACGGAGGCCTCGTTGAAAGGTAACATTGGAGCAAACACGAGTAGGTAGTGAGGGGTGAACCAGGTGGCTCTCTGGGGGAAGAATGTTCTGGGTAGAAGGAAtggcacgtgcaaaggccctgaggcaggagggtgccCGGTGACTAGAGATGGCAGGAAGGCCTGCATCCCTGGGCAGAGCAGTTGGCAGGAGAAGTACTGGCATGGGAGTGGTCTTTGCAAGACTTGGCTTTTACTCTGTGACGGGAGGCTGTTTCTTCATGTAAAGTATTCCTCTGGCGTCTGTAGATATATTCTGAAACAGCTGCTTTCATTAACCTGTCCTCCTTAAATTAACAGGTTGCTTTGGTCTTGAGTAGATTTAGCCTATATTTATTCTTAAAACCAACTGGTACTTCTCATCTTATATTAAACtaacaaattttatataatatgtatatatatttaatatatccttGAGATACTGTCTGGGAGGAATAAAAAGGTATAAGCAATGTATCATtttgtatatacataatgagGGGTGGTGGGGCCCCTTTTTCTTCAAGACTAAATTAGTACAAATGcaaatttcaacaaattatttGGCAACTAGACAGAAACAGTAATATTGCTAGCATGGTTTGGAGATAATGGCTTCTGTGCTGTTCCTGTGATTATGTGTGTCTTCAGCTCATGCTGCACAGACTGGACATACCTGTTGTTCCCGAGGGGTCCATGCAAGGCATCTCCCTTGCTCTTCTCTGCTGGGGTGGAGTAGGGGGGAAGAACAGGTCTTTTGGGAAAGAAGCGACCTGTGTAACTACTAACAGACCATTTTGCAAGCTGCCTTGGAGATGTCATGAAAGGCTTGCAGAACGGTTCACCCTGGAAGTACAGTGGGGGCCTCACCTTCGTGTGTGCTGGCTGCTCTAGGATGAACTACCCTGGACCTGCCCCCTGGCTCTGCCCCCGTCAGCGAGGCAGCACTGGCAGAAAAGCGCTCTGGGCCAGGGGACCCAGCACTGCCGAGTGGATGTGGGCAGTGGGATGGACTTGAATTAAACAAGAACCAAGCTGAGTGTCCGGTCACTGCCCTGGACGGCCACACCAAAACAGGCCAGCTGGAGTAGGAAAGAGAGAGTTTAGAGTCAGGAGTAAGTGGGAAGGTGGTGCCCAGAGATCTCCAGAGAGCCACCACTTTAAGGCTTTTTGGAAGGGGCTGCCTGCCCTCTGGGCACCTGGTGTGCCAGTCATCACGGGGCCCTTCATGTGGTGCGCCTGCCCTCAGGTGACAGCAGAGCCAGACTCTCGGCCAGAGCAGTGAGGTCTGTCTGACAAGGCAGGGCTCACTCAGCTATGGAaacacattttcttcttatttattagaagcattgaaaggaaagaaaaagaatagtggAGGAACTTAATTTGTAAAGTCCACACCAAGATGAGGGAAAAAAGAATCATGCCATAAAGAAAGAAACCCCAAACATGCAGTAGATGCCTTCGGCTTTTACTCCAGGTctcttaggaaaacaaaaacactcacACAGAATGGAACTACACACACAAGTTTggcaaagtctttttttttttttttttcttgcacacATTTCCCACCACTGATAGGTACAGCCCTTTTTTCTTAactaatatgaaatatattttgctaGGTTAAGTTTATTTTTGCAAAGTAGAGTAGTTTGCAAAATAGGCTTCTGGACGCTAAGGGAGGGGGGACTACGTACCCATGACCCCTCCCCAGAGACACAGTGGGCACTGAATGGAGAATTTCCACACTCTGGGTGTGTGCCTGGGGGGCACAGAGAGTCCTTTTATCTCAAGCCGCCCAATTCTTGACACTAAGctactggaattaataaataaaatcatttgggACAACATTTAATTCATAAGGTCATAGATTCAAATGCCACTGGGTGGTAACAGGTAAGAAAAAGTCCACAGTAACTTAGTGAGTATAAAGTATTCATTTAAGAGGAAAGGTGCAGTACCAAAATCTGTGAACAGAAAAAAGGAACTCAagctttcaattaaaaaaaagagacatttataCATTCCCACTTTCAGAGGGTATTTGAACAAACAGCAAAAAGCATTCAAATCCCAAGAGCCCACGATGAGCCCTTTCCCACCTCAAGTTACCCTTCCAAGGGACAACCCTGTGACAATAAAGGGTGCAAAATATTGCTCTGTGgcatgttctgaaaataatataaaaataatttctatagtaCAGTTTAAACTCGGCTTGTAAAATTTCAACATAACACAGCATAAAATCTACAAACGGAATACACTGAAAAACACCTTCCctcaacaatatattattttttttaaaaaatcatttaccCAGGTAATGCCATGTGCAGGAAATGTGAAGTAAATTTCTGAAATAACCTCCACAGGGGTTTAGAAGTATCTGGGATCCTTCTGGAAACTTGTCATCACTTAGAGACATCTGTGCTTCCCAGCAAGGGAAGTTTGGCCAGATTAGGTGGGGAAGGCCATTTACAGGCAGGGtcggcaggggctgcagggccctGTGCCCTGGAGGGGCTCACCCTCTTCCTCTTTGTTCCTGCCCCACAAAGGGTCCCCAAGTCATAAACTATGAGGCAACCCTTTGGCCCACATGTAACCAAGGCAGTTTCTAATAGTTCTTGTTCAGCCTGATGAACTAATTTGGTGTCTGGCCAGGGACCAGGTCTAGAGAGTTCTGAACATGAGCATGCTACTTGTGCACAGGACTAGTACGTTTAATATTACCATAGGCTCTCTCCCTTTTGCAGTTTTAAATACTGTTTAGAAGAAGGATGGATCCAGATCTCTCACAAAAGGAAATGGCTATTCTTAAATGATATGGACTGGGTGGTGATGTATCAGCCTGGAGCAGGCGCTGACAGGCAGTGGCTAGCCTGCCTCGTGACCAAACTGAGAAGCTGGGGCCCACGGTGCAGCCAGTGGCTGTATCTCAGGCCCTTATTCAGGCTACATCTGTCATCAGATGCCAGTGGGGCGGAGGTAACTTAGAAATGCAAGGACAGAATAGGtccccatttttaaataatacatacatattacTCTGCCGGGTTAAAAGGGTTTTCCTCTATTACAATGGACCATTTTTATTCTcagtttgcctttttctttttttaaacttggcAGACAGagcatgagaaagagaaaagtttgCATAGCCAGTTTTGGAAATTTCTGGTTGGCTGTTTTAAcattatgggggaaaaaaaaaaaccaaacacgaGTTGACTTTATGCCTTGTTGACTTCTTGTGCACATGAGTTTGGTTTCTGAATGCacatttaagcatttttaaggTTGGGTGTCTCAACCTTAGAGCGAGGAGCATGAGGAGTAGCCGGTGTTTACACCTGAAGCAAAACCTTCTGTGACCCCACAGCTTTGGATGGCAAAGCAGCTGTTTAGCGTGACATGAAGGATCAGTCCAAAAAGCTGCCACAGACCCTCTCGatgagagattttttaaaaaccactttttttttttctgagtaacaAAAGAAACCCCAGCACTGTTAGGGACGTGGATGTTAGTACAGTAATTACCACACATTGAAAATATTGTTCAGCAGGAAAAGTAAAACATTCAAAAAACTTCTTAAAgattctatttaataaataattttgatttaagGAACCATTTATGCAAAACTTGAATAAATTACTGAAAACTCCATGTGCTGtggaataattaaaaacaaaaaggaattacAGGAGATactctattttattataattcttcaaacaagtaaaaaaaaaatccttttttttttttttatttttgctgctcTTTAGTTGGGGAAAAAGCATCCTTTCTGGAGGAGAAGCTGGCTCCGATGAAGAGATGGTCTACCTCCTGTATTTACTGAGGACACACAGCAAAGCTGGGTACTTCCTTTCTTAGGATTGATTATCAGAGGCTATTCTAAGGCTCTCACAAGTTTTAAAGTGTTCTTTGTTAGCATTCACCCAGCTTATCCACATTTCTCGGAAACAAGACTGCTCCCTAGTGAAGCAGGTTTAGCTCCTCAGCGTCCTTGGCCAAGAATGGTATTCTCCAGAGGTAATCTTGGAAGGAAGAGGCTGCATATTGCTGCTCAGAACAGGGTAGCtaaggacacattttttttttcctcaagaaatgTAGGAGGCACCAAAAAAGAGACTGCTCAGGGATCAGGCTGCTCCCTCAATGTGTTAGGGAGCCAGGGACAGGGTCATCCGGCCCTGGGAGGGAGCCGATCCCGGTGAGCCCCTTTACCTGGCTGAACCCAGATAgatgcaggtgtgtgtgtggggggtggcttccttcctggctttcctctgcctcttcctgttGGAAAGAGGCACGGCCTAGTGGGGGCTTACACAGTGACCAAAGGGTCACTTCCTTGCTTCTCTCCTGGGGCACCGATGGTCACCTCTCAGGAGCCCTCCAGCAATAGTCCACTGTGGAAGTGTCCTCACGGGAGAAACGTGAGCAGGCTGTCCTATTTGCTCGTACGTGGGCAAATCCAAATTGTGAGTGCAGAACTTTGCTTTTTGGACCCAAGGTGTCTTTGGAAGGCTCCTGTCACCTGAGCTGCCTGGTACCGGCACCAGGAGCGATCGCTATACCTCACTGCGCCCTGCGAGGTAGGTTGTCCGATGCCCTCTCTACGGACGCCCGCGGCGTGGATGGCAGTGTGAATGTTGCTAGAGCCGGGGGCTGCGGGAGGAGGTTTTGCTTATGAAATGGAGTCGTGTATTTCTAAAGGGCCACAGTGACCACCAGAGCGCCAGAGGGTGGCAAGGTGCCTGCCCTCCAACGACCCGGGACTGGCAGCAGGTGGGAGCCCGCAGAAGGGCCTCCACCAGTCCCAGGTGCGCGTTCGTTTCTGCATCCCGGGTGGTACCAACCGTACACAAGTGACCGCTACCTGGAAGAGGTCAGTCGCTagattagggggaaaaaaagcatgtaAAACACTCCCTTCTAAAAACAAAGGGCTGcgaatttctttatttctcttattgAGGAACAAAAATACTCTTGCAATGGCTATTGAGTTTCCACAGGTACGAGGCAGATGCTAGGCTAGCACACCCACTTCCAACAGTATGACTTGTTTCCTATCCGTCTACTACCTGAGTGGCGTCAGTGTAGGTTCAGGCACCATTAGGAACGTTTGACCAAACACGTACACAGCACTGACAGAGGAGGCGCCGGCCTTTCGGTTGACCAGGGCATGTAAAAAAGACACCgacagaatggaaaagaaatcctTCAGGGAAAACCTCGTCGCCGCGCCGCCCGCTCAGGGCCGGGCCCCGCGCGCCTCGCGCCGCCGCCGCAGCTCCTCGCGGTAGCAGTACGAGCAGAAGTGCTCGGTCTCGGCGCGCCCGTAGAACGCACAGTTCTCCCGCAGGCAGCGCCGCTGCGCCGGCCCCGGGCCACTGCGGCCGCACTCACCGTTCGAGCGCGCGGCGGGCGCGTCGGCGTCGGCGAACTCCAGGCCGTCGCGCGCGGCCCCGAAGCCGTTGGTGTAGGTCTGCGACTTGTGCTCGGCCGCGCCCGAGGCCCCCGCCGCACCGGGCAGGGCGCCGGGTATGGCGCGCGCCAGCGACTCCACCGTGTTGACTGTGCGCAGGGCGGCGGCACGCGCCGGGCTGTAGCTCTGCGACGACAGCGAGCGGTTCTGCTGCGGGTACGTGGCGCACGGCCTCAGTGCGCCCACGGCCGGGGCGCACGCCTCGTCCCGTGCGCCCGCCGCCTGCACGTGGATGACACTCTGGCGCGCCGGCGCCGGGGGGCTGCGGCCGGGGGTCTGTCCGCTGGCGCCCGCGCGCCGTGCGCCGCCGCCCGAGCCCGGGGAGGCCACGCCGCCGGCtgccgcccgcgccgcccgcgcgcCCGCCGCGGGCCCGGGACTCGGGCGCTCCTTGAACTTGAGCACCAGCTGCGTGGGCTGCCCGGCCGGCGGGCCCGGTGAGGCGCGTTCGGGGCCCGGTGCGCCCTCCGCTTCCGGCCTGCGCGGCGCCCGCTTGGCCGTGGaggcggcgacggcggcggcagcggcggcggctgCGGTGGCGGCATCGCGGCGCCGCTGCTCCTGCTCGGCGCTGAAGCGCTCCTGCGCGCTCGTCAGGTAGTAGCCGATCATCTCCTCGTGGAACTGGTGCCGGTGGCTGGTGAGCAGCAGGCCGGCGAAGATGAACTTGCGCTCGCCCTGCATGGCGGCGCGCAGGATGTTGAGGCTCAGCTTCACGTCCGTGCTGTACTTCCAGGCGTCGCCCCGTGGCCCGCCGCCCTTCTCGGCCGGCGACGCGCCCGCCGCCTTGTCCGTGGGCGACGGCGTGGTCTTCTCCGACGGCGACGTGCTCGCCGACGCGCCGGACTCCTCCTTGCTGCCCTTGCGCGACTTGGCCTTCTTCTCCTTGCCGCGCTCCGCCGAGTCCCCGTTCTTGCCGTTGGCGGAGTTGGCGCGGCCCATCTTGCCATGCACCAGGCCGCTGAGGCCGCCCATGTTTTTCTTCAGCTTGATGCCCAGCGTCTTGCTGAAGCTGCCCAGCTTGTTGGCCACGGAGTCCGCGCGGGTCTTGTCCTTCTCCTTTCgctgcttctccttctccttgtCCTTGCCATTCTTGCCATTATTGCTGTTGGAATTGCTGCACACTGAGTCGCGGTCCGAGTCCAGCGAGTCGGCCAGGGACTGCACGTCCTCCCCCGCGGAGGCCGTTGGGGACTCCGGCTGCGCCAGGGGCgcctgtggggagagagggagggcagggaaggaagggg of Lemur catta isolate mLemCat1 chromosome 9, mLemCat1.pri, whole genome shotgun sequence contains these proteins:
- the OTUD7A gene encoding OTU domain-containing protein 7A isoform X1 — translated: MVSSLLPNPTSAECWAALLHDHMTLDMDAVLSDFVRSTGAEPGLARDLLEGKNWDLTAALSDYEQLRQVHTANLPHVFNEGRCPKQPEREPPQPGHKVERPCLQRQDDIAQEKRLSRGISHASSAIVSLARSHVASECNNEQFPLEMPIYTFQLPDLSVYSEDFRSFIERDLIEQATMVALEQAGRLNWWSTVCTSCKRLLPLATTGDGNCLLHAASLGMWGFHDRDLVLRKALYTMMRTGAEREALKRRWRWQQTQQNKESGLVYTEEEWEREWTELLKLASSEPRTHFSKNGGTGGGVDNSEDPVYESLEEFHVFVLAHILRRPIVVVADTMLRDSGGEAFAPIPFGGIYLPLEVPPNRCHCSPLVLAYDQAHFSALVSMEQRDQQREQAVIPLTDSEHKLLPLHFAVDPGKDWEWGKDDNDNARLAHLILSLEAKLNLLHSYMNVTWIRIPSETRAPLAQPESPTASAGEDVQSLADSLDSDRDSVCSNSNSNNGKNGKDKEKEKQRKEKDKTRADSVANKLGSFSKTLGIKLKKNMGGLSGLVHGKMGRANSANGKNGDSAERGKEKKAKSRKGSKEESGASASTSPSEKTTPSPTDKAAGASPAEKGGGPRGDAWKYSTDVKLSLNILRAAMQGERKFIFAGLLLTSHRHQFHEEMIGYYLTSAQERFSAEQEQRRRDAATAAAAAAAAVAASTAKRAPRRPEAEGAPGPERASPGPPAGQPTQLVLKFKERPSPGPAAGARAARAAAGGVASPGSGGGARRAGASGQTPGRSPPAPARQSVIHVQAAGARDEACAPAVGALRPCATYPQQNRSLSSQSYSPARAAALRTVNTVESLARAIPGALPGAAGASGAAEHKSQTYTNGFGAARDGLEFADADAPAARSNGECGRSGPGPAQRRCLRENCAFYGRAETEHFCSYCYREELRRRREARGARP
- the OTUD7A gene encoding OTU domain-containing protein 7A isoform X2; translated protein: MVSSLLPNPTSAECWAALLHDHMTLDMDAVLSDFVRSTGAEPGLARDLLEGKNWDLTAALSDYEQLRQVHTANLPHVFNEGRCPKQPEREPPQPGHKVERPCLQRQDDIAQEKRLSRGISHASSAIVSLARSHVASECNNEQFPLEMPIYTFQLPDLSVYSEDFRSFIERDLIEQATMVALEQAGRLNWWSTVCTSCKRLLPLATTGDGNCLLHAASLGMWGFHDRDLVLRKALYTMMRTGAEREALKRRWRWQQTQQNKEEEWEREWTELLKLASSEPRTHFSKNGGTGGGVDNSEDPVYESLEEFHVFVLAHILRRPIVVVADTMLRDSGGEAFAPIPFGGIYLPLEVPPNRCHCSPLVLAYDQAHFSALVSMEQRDQQREQAVIPLTDSEHKLLPLHFAVDPGKDWEWGKDDNDNARLAHLILSLEAKLNLLHSYMNVTWIRIPSETRAPLAQPESPTASAGEDVQSLADSLDSDRDSVCSNSNSNNGKNGKDKEKEKQRKEKDKTRADSVANKLGSFSKTLGIKLKKNMGGLSGLVHGKMGRANSANGKNGDSAERGKEKKAKSRKGSKEESGASASTSPSEKTTPSPTDKAAGASPAEKGGGPRGDAWKYSTDVKLSLNILRAAMQGERKFIFAGLLLTSHRHQFHEEMIGYYLTSAQERFSAEQEQRRRDAATAAAAAAAAVAASTAKRAPRRPEAEGAPGPERASPGPPAGQPTQLVLKFKERPSPGPAAGARAARAAAGGVASPGSGGGARRAGASGQTPGRSPPAPARQSVIHVQAAGARDEACAPAVGALRPCATYPQQNRSLSSQSYSPARAAALRTVNTVESLARAIPGALPGAAGASGAAEHKSQTYTNGFGAARDGLEFADADAPAARSNGECGRSGPGPAQRRCLRENCAFYGRAETEHFCSYCYREELRRRREARGARP